A stretch of Lathyrus oleraceus cultivar Zhongwan6 chromosome 6, CAAS_Psat_ZW6_1.0, whole genome shotgun sequence DNA encodes these proteins:
- the LOC127095904 gene encoding uncharacterized protein LOC127095904, with protein sequence MDIGRRNTWNYSFRCLDLKELRKLASFADDSKDFRDRFGRLLSILYTNVEDSLLCTLVQFYNPVYRCFIFPNYQLLPTIEEYAYLLSIPVSYRVLFCGLEGIMESQVIARVIHLKKSDVVANLTIKGGIRGLTSKFMIEKAFYFANVGSMVAFETIIALLINGLVLFPNIDNLVDVNAIRIFLVGNLVRTLLGDTYFSIHHRTSKGNGTIVYCVPLFYKWFISHLSQSHILKKTRVA encoded by the coding sequence ATGGATATTGGAAGAAGGAATACTTGGAATTACAGTTTCAGATGTCTTGATCTTAAGGAATTGAGAAAGCTAGCATCTTTTGCAGATGATTCTAAGGATTTCAGAGACCGTTTTGGAAGACTTTTGTCTATTCTATATACTAATGTTGAAGATAGTCTTCTTTGTACTCTGGTTCAGTTCTACAATCCCGTCTACCGGTGCTTCATTTTCCCGAATTATCAGTTGTTGCCTACCAtagaggagtatgcttatcttttgAGTATACCAGTTTCTTATAGGGTTCTCTTTTGTGGTTTGGAAGGAATTATGGAGTCTCAAGTTATTGCTAGAGTtattcatctgaagaaatctgacGTAGTTGCTAATCTCACTATCAAAGGAGGTATTAGAGGCTTGACTTCAAAGTTTATGATTGAGAAAGCCTTTTATTTTGCTAATGTTGGTAGCATGGTGGCCTTTGAAACTATTATTGCCTTACTCATCAATGGTTTGGTCTTATTTCCCAACATTGACAATcttgttgatgttaatgctattaggatctttttgGTCGGGAATCTTGTTCGAACTTTGCTTGGTGACAcctatttctccattcatcataggacttcTAAGGGAAATGGAACTATTGTCTATTGTGTGCCTTTGTtttacaagtggtttatttcacatTTGTCGCAGTCTCATATCTTAAAAAAAACAAGGGTTGcttaa